The Acinetobacter lwoffii region CCCCTCATGAACTCAACCAGTTTGCTATCACCACGCATTTTACAAACCTTAATGAAGCCCATTTCTAAAACTGTAATTGGCGCACGGCGCGGATCTCCAAACTCCCAACGCCGTTTAATCCCAAAGCCACACATCTCTATTTGAACCGTAATCATGGTTTAACCTTTATCAAATGTTTGAGCTTCTGGATCTTCGACATTAAATCTGGACCATCACTTTCATGGTAAACAAGGTGTTCATTAACGAATGTGATAAAAGCATCCAATTCAGTTTGAATCGTTGCCAATTGATTGCGTAACCACTGGCATGTGGCTTCATCTTGTTTTATCGCCGTTTCAAGCAATCCTCTCGCATGTTCATAGGCATTTGCCTCACCTTGCGCCACCATATCTGCAGATGATTTCCAATCGCCCCATTTCTTATTCCAAAAGTCATCGAGCAACTGCAGTAATTTTTCCACTTCCAATTGGTCATCGCTGATGGCTGGTGTTTGCATTTGATAGATAGATTTTTTAGTTTCTACTTCACTTTGCATCCAACCATCACGAAAAGCTTCCCATTTCGCCTGATGCACCCAAGAAGAATAATTGCCACTGGCCAACAGACTACCGACCACGCCGTATCTATTTTCAAAAGCGCTACGAGCTTCAATTTCTGAAGCAATGTTTTCATTAGTATTTTGCGTATCAATCATGCTGACTATCCCCATGAAGCAAAGGCACTTGTAATGAGATTTTTGTTTCCTTCATCTCATGAAGTTTTTGAATCGCACGTTCTGGATCTATCACCCATGCATCAAAGAGAAGTTGAGTGACAAAAGAAAACTTCTCACCAACTTTGCGGAACGGTGCGCCGTGGCTATTCAGGAATTGTTCAAACACAAGATATTGCTGTTCGATGGCCTGGTTAAGTTCAAACAGGTCAATACAGCCCTCTAGCAAGTTGTACTCACCTGAAGCATTCGGCATAAACATCCATTTACGCTCATGGGTTAAGCCATCTACATGTAGGTAGGCATGTTTGTTGAGACTAGTCCACTCAGGTTTCATCATGACGTAGGTGTTGTACTCGTCATCTTCAAGATAGTTGTAGTGGGTAGCATCAACGGGTTTCTTTGCTAAAACAGAAATGGCCTGTTCAAGTGTCAGACCGAGAATGAGTGCATGTGGTGTAGTTGATGATTGGTGATCCATATTCCCTACCCCTTAGATTGTCGGGCTAGTCGGTTTAGGACCACTCAAACAAACTTCGTTTTGAACGTGATTGTAGATCTCAGCCAAGTGAGGGCGTGTGCTAAAAAATTGATCTTTTGATGTATCAGAGAGGTTAGCACTCATGATGGTGAGTAGTGCTTCATTTTTGAATTGCGCTTGAACCGCCGTCTTTAATGCACCATTCAATGAAGCATGCAGATTGTTGAATAGCGAAATAACACGGGCATTCTGATCATTCTTTTTGAAGAAGATAAAATTAACTTCACGTTCACGGAAAAACACCAGCTGATATTCAAGCCCTGATTCTGATAAATCATTCCCCATATCAATCAATGCATCATCTGGTACGGCGAACGCAGCGTATTTTGAATCAAAGTTTTGAAGTGCTTTATTTGAGATTAGATTCAAACTTACTTTGCCTTGAATCGGCACACATTGGCTCAGTTTCTTAGCCAAGTAATGTGCAGCAGCCATGTGATGTGATCCACCAGCATTTTGAACAAAAATCTTAGGACTCCAGCCATAGATAAAAAATTGATCAGTGGTTGTATCTGGAGAGTTCAATAAACGGATTTCTGGCCATAACAACATTCGATCTAAATTTTCCATACTCACATCACTAATGTAATCAGGGCATGCGTTTTTTACAAAATCATCAATGCTACGGTACTGGCTTAAATCCGACTTGGAATTTGAGAAGCCCCCAATTTCAGATAGGTCAAGTAAGCATGGTGTTTCAAGATGAATGATTTCTGCAAAAATCGGGTTAAATACTTCAGCCAATTCTTCAGCAAAGGTAGAGATGTAGAACGGCTTATGATTTTGCGTATCTTGACCAAGGTAGCTGATGGAATCGTTATCTTTGGCATGTGGATTCAAAACAATGTTTTTGCCTGGTACAAAATTAGTAGGAGATATACCAGTCATACAAAGAGAATCTTTGATTTGATGAAAAGGGAAAACATCGGTCATGGCGATGCTGTCAGAATTGACTAAACGGGTATCAATAAAGGGTTTTAACTTGAGATTCTTATAAAGCTTATGTTTTGCTGAAAATACCGAAAGTAAAGTGTCTAACATTTTAAGCACTCCATTGATTAATGCTTTATTAAAACTAATAAAGATATATTAATACAGAAAGTGCTTATAAGTATTTTTTTGGAAAATTAATTTAAGAATTGCGGTTGAGTGGTATTAGTTGCAAGTGGTTGTACGGCGTTGTTATCGACAGACTTTGAGTACTGTTGCACTTCAACAATTCGCACACCTTTAACGTGTAAACGTGTTTTATAGTCAGTCATTCCAAGTGTTTGTAAGTTTTCTAGCTGTTCTTTAGTCATTGCCTATATCCTGTATATTGGATGTGATTTAAGGGCAATTTAATTGATGTATTAAGGATTGTAAAGGGTAAAACACAGTTCATTAAACTTTTTATGAAATGGTATATACCGATTAAGCCTAAAACAAAACAAGGTTTTAAGAAGTGGTTTAGTTATGTTTAAGAATATGCACGTTAAAACTAAGTTATTATATTAAAATGCATCTAAACTAGGGTTAAAACCAAACTGGATGCCAATATGTGTTCAAACATTGAATCTTACGCCGTGAACCTATCCAATGTACCTAAAGCTATCTCTTGCTTGAATATGTATGACTTTCAAACGTTAGCACTAGGACCAACCTATTTACCCCGATTTATCACTTGCAGATCGCCACATTCCATATACGGCGCTATTGGTTGCATTTGATGTGAATGCGTCTGAAAAGTTTCGCTTAATCGAAATGATGGTGCCTGAAGCCATTCCGCTGTCGCAGTTGTTGTTATTGGCCATATTCAATGAAACGCCGTATAAGAGCGAATATGAAATAGCCCAATACATGCCGAGTGATGAATTAAGGCGTATTAAGTACAAACAGCTCACCCAAAAAAACTAAAGGCTGGATAACCAGCCTTATGTCTTCTACATGGATGCGTTTAGTCATCCTTTTTTTTGATTGTAATGCCTGATCGTAATGAAGCTGAAGAACCTTTTGAACCAAGTATCACCAACAATTTTTCAAAAGTAACGCATTCGTGCGAGAACGGGTTTTTCATCAAAGCTTTTTCAAACTTAGCTGCATACTGTTGTTCTACGAATTCCATTTCATTTTTAGTGCTATGTGAGATGGCTTGATCAAGACTGGCTTTGTTTTCCGCAATGTATTGTGTCTGATCTTCAGGTTTTACATGGCGTGGTATCTGAACAAGCTGATATTCAGTAATTGGCGCAACGGTTAAGTCATATCCTGTTAGGATCTCTTTCAATTCATCATAGTAGCTGTCTAGGTTCATTGGTGTGATAACGGCGCGAGTCACAGTTTCAACATCACTTTCCTGTTGAGCCTGTTCAGGTTCGCTTATACGTTCACCATAGATATTAAATTCAGCATCAAGATCCGCATTGTTGTAAGCACCAGCTTGTACTTGAGGTGAAATGTCAGAATCTTTACCGAAGTACTGGAACTGTTTTCGCTTCTCAATAATCTGGTCTTTAATGTTTGCTTCTTTTTGTGCTGAAACAATACTTTCACGGTGTTTTTGTTCTTTGGAGATTTCACCTTTCGCCGTGGACGAAGACATTACTGTTCTTTGACCA contains the following coding sequences:
- a CDS encoding DUF6685 family protein, whose translation is MTDVFPFHQIKDSLCMTGISPTNFVPGKNIVLNPHAKDNDSISYLGQDTQNHKPFYISTFAEELAEVFNPIFAEIIHLETPCLLDLSEIGGFSNSKSDLSQYRSIDDFVKNACPDYISDVSMENLDRMLLWPEIRLLNSPDTTTDQFFIYGWSPKIFVQNAGGSHHMAAAHYLAKKLSQCVPIQGKVSLNLISNKALQNFDSKYAAFAVPDDALIDMGNDLSESGLEYQLVFFREREVNFIFFKKNDQNARVISLFNNLHASLNGALKTAVQAQFKNEALLTIMSANLSDTSKDQFFSTRPHLAEIYNHVQNEVCLSGPKPTSPTI